In Acidiphilium acidophilum, one genomic interval encodes:
- a CDS encoding DUF1127 domain-containing protein has product MATSTSTSTKLASPVAHAIASQNAAIDAALRDNFNRTVAMFDRVRDYFVQLSTARAAFRELSQLNDRELADLGIARSDIRNVVRGKFPTRV; this is encoded by the coding sequence ATGGCCACCTCGACATCTACCTCAACCAAGCTCGCCTCGCCGGTCGCGCACGCGATCGCCTCGCAGAACGCCGCGATCGATGCCGCGCTGCGCGATAATTTCAACCGGACCGTCGCGATGTTCGACCGGGTGCGGGATTATTTCGTGCAGCTGAGCACGGCACGCGCGGCGTTCCGCGAATTGTCGCAGCTCAACGATCGCGAACTCGCCGATCTCGGCATCGCGCGCTCGGATATCCGCAACGTGGTGCGCGGCAAGTTCCCGACGCGCGTCTGA